The DNA window CGCCTATGCGACGCTCGAGGCGTTCCTCGAGGCGCTCGAGGCGGGCGACGCTCGCGCGGCCGAAAAGCAGGGTAACACCTGGGAAGCCAACGAGTGGGTCAAGCAGGGTATCTTGCTCAACTTCGGGCTGCGCTCGATCGGCCAGTACGAACACGGCAGCGTCACGTACAACGACGTCCTGCCCCTCGCGGACTCGAGTGAGTATGGCGAGCGCGGCAGCCGAAACACGCCGGACGGCACCGTCGTCCGTCAGGGAGCCCACATCGGCTCGGACTGCATCCTGATGAGTCCGGCGTTCGTCAACATCGGCGCACACGTCGGCGACGGCACGCTCGTCGACTCCTGTGACACGGTCGGCTCCTGTGCACAGATCGGGGAGAACGTCAAACTCGGCGCGAACACCCTCATCGGCGGCGTCCTCGAGCCAGTCGAGAACGCCCCCGTCATCGTCGAGGACAACGTCTCCCTCGGCGCTGGCTGTCGGGTCACCTCCGGCTTCGTCGTCGGCGAGAACAGCGTCGTCGGCGAAAACACGCTGCTCACGCCGCGTATTCCCGTCTACGACCTCGTCGAAGAGGAGGTCGTCTACGGCGAACTGCCCGCGAACCGTCGGGCGTTCACCCGATTCGTCGAGTCCTCGATCAGCGACCACGACCTCTTCGAGGGCGGCGCCTACAAGCCCGCCGTCGTCGCCACTGACCTCGAGACGGAGACCCTCGAGGCGACCGAGCGCGAGGACGCGCTGCGCGAATAGCGACGTCGACGCATCGAATCCAAACGTTTGAATCAACACGATCACTTTGCCAAAACGATGACTGCGCTCGTGGAGTCGCCGCCGATCCGCCGCCTCGCCGACTGGGACCCGACGCGTCTCGAGTCCCTCGCCCAGGACTACGGCTCGCCGCTTTACGTCCTCGACCTCGAGCGCGTCCGCGAGAACTATCGTCGCCTCGAGTCGGCGTTTCCCGACGCCGAAATCCTCTACGCGGTGAAAGCGAACGCGCTTGGTGACGTTCTCGAGACGCTTCGTGCGGAGGGGGCGGGCCTCGAGTGTGCCTCCGCCGGCGAAGTCGAACGCGCGCTCGCGGCCAGCGAATCTGTGGCCGGGAACGGCGCGACGGGCGCGAACGTCCACTACACCGCGGTCAACCCGCCAGCACGCGACCTCGAGTGGGTCGTCGACGCCTGGGAAGAGTACCCAGACCTGACGATCACCGTCGGTGCCGAGGACACCATCGACCGTCTCGAGGAACGGGGCTACGACGGCCGACTCTGCTTGCGAGTCAACCCCGGTATCGGCGCGGGTCACCACGAGAAGGTTCAGACCGGCGCTGCCGCGAAGTTCGGCGTCCCGGCGGAGCGCGCCGTCGACGTCCTCGCCGACGCCGCCAGCCGAGGCTTCGACGTCGTCGGCATCCACGCCCACGTCGGCTCCGGCGTCTCGAGCGATCAACTCGACGACCACCGCGAGTTCGTCTCGCGGATGGGTGACCTCGCTCGAGACGTGAACAAGGCGCTCGAGGGCGACGGCGGCCTCGAGTTCGTCGACGTCGGCGGTGGCTTCGGCGTTCCTTACCGCGAGGAAGACCAGCCACTGGATCTCGAGGCAGTCGGCGACGCGACCCGCGACGCACTCGGCGACGTCGACGCCAGGCTGACGATCGAACCCGGCCGGTACTTCGTCGCGGACGCGGGCGTCCTCCTGACGGCGGTCAACACCGTCAAGGAGGCCCGTGATACCCTCGCGGTCGGCGTCGACGCCGGCATGACGGCACTCTTGCGACCCGCGATGTACGACGCCTACCATCCGATTCGGAACCTGACGGCCGCCATCGAAGGCGAGCAATACGGCGCGAGCGACAATGGAGGAGGCCGCGAAACGGTCGCACAGACTATCGCCGGCCCGATTTGTGAGAGCGGAGACGTTTTCTGTGAGAACCGTCACTTACCCGTAAGTGAGCGCACGGACGTGCTCGCGATCGGCAACGCGGGGGCCTACGGCTACGAAATGGCGAACCAGTACAACTCACGACCACGGCCTGCATCGATCGTCCTCGAGGGCGAGGACGTTCGACTCGTCCGCCAACGCGAGACGCTCGAAGACGTAACTCGTCTCGAGCGGGAGGCCCGCGATTCCGAACCGAGCGCGAACCACGAGACTCATGCCGAGCACGACACACGATAGCACGATGACTGTCCCATTCCAGAAGTACCACGGCACCGGCAACGACTTTCTAATCATTCCTGCGGACGAGTACGTCTCCAACCGCGGTGCGCTCGCCGAACGCGAGTGCGACCG is part of the Natronorubrum sediminis genome and encodes:
- a CDS encoding 2,3,4,5-tetrahydropyridine-2,6-dicarboxylate N-succinyltransferase — translated: MSTLERDISELWSRYQDDEIDADSADEDAYATLEAFLEALEAGDARAAEKQGNTWEANEWVKQGILLNFGLRSIGQYEHGSVTYNDVLPLADSSEYGERGSRNTPDGTVVRQGAHIGSDCILMSPAFVNIGAHVGDGTLVDSCDTVGSCAQIGENVKLGANTLIGGVLEPVENAPVIVEDNVSLGAGCRVTSGFVVGENSVVGENTLLTPRIPVYDLVEEEVVYGELPANRRAFTRFVESSISDHDLFEGGAYKPAVVATDLETETLEATEREDALRE
- the lysA gene encoding diaminopimelate decarboxylase: MTALVESPPIRRLADWDPTRLESLAQDYGSPLYVLDLERVRENYRRLESAFPDAEILYAVKANALGDVLETLRAEGAGLECASAGEVERALAASESVAGNGATGANVHYTAVNPPARDLEWVVDAWEEYPDLTITVGAEDTIDRLEERGYDGRLCLRVNPGIGAGHHEKVQTGAAAKFGVPAERAVDVLADAASRGFDVVGIHAHVGSGVSSDQLDDHREFVSRMGDLARDVNKALEGDGGLEFVDVGGGFGVPYREEDQPLDLEAVGDATRDALGDVDARLTIEPGRYFVADAGVLLTAVNTVKEARDTLAVGVDAGMTALLRPAMYDAYHPIRNLTAAIEGEQYGASDNGGGRETVAQTIAGPICESGDVFCENRHLPVSERTDVLAIGNAGAYGYEMANQYNSRPRPASIVLEGEDVRLVRQRETLEDVTRLEREARDSEPSANHETHAEHDTR